TGCCCCGGGTACGGTCGATTGCGAACGCCTTGTCGAAGGCGCGACCACGCCTCCGCGTTACGGCGGCGCAACGCCGGACGACAGCTCGGGCCGCATGTCCTACGTCCAGATCCGCTATTCCGGCTTCATCCTGTCGAACGGCGACGAATTGCAGTCGCTTACCACCGGCGGCGTCGGCAGCGGCACGCAGTTCGACCACATCATGAGCTACAACAGCTCGGATGACGGCGTCGAATTCTTCGGCGGCGAAGTGAACGTGAACCGCCTCGTCGTGGTCGGCGCGGAAGACGATTCGCTGGATACCGACACCGGCGTCCAGGCCAACCTGTTCGAAGTCATCGCGGTCCAGCGCCCCGGCGCCGGCGACACCATCCTGGAAGGCGACTCCAACAACTCCGTCAGCGACGACACGCCGCGCCAGCAGACCAACATCGTCAATGCGACCTTCCTCGCCAACGGCGTCGAAGGTGACCAGGTCCTGCGCCTGCGCGGAGAGGCCGATTTCAGCATCGCCAACACGGTGATCGTGGACCAGACGGGCAACACCCCCTGTATCCGCATCGACCTGCCGGGCACGCTGGCAGCCGCAGGATCGCAGGCCGACGAGAACGGCCCGCCGACCTTCGATTCGGTCGTGCTCGATTGCGCCACCGATTTCCGCGACGGCAGCGAAGGCGTAACCGCAGCGCAGGCCCAGGCGGCCTTCGATGCAGGTTCGAACAACGATGCCGGTTTCGTGAACACGCTGATGACGCTGGGCGGCGCGCCCTTCATCAACGGTTCGAACGAGAACGGCGTATCGGTCTTCGATCCGACCGCCCTTTCCAGCTTCTTCGCCACCCGCAGCTATATCGGTGCGGTGACCGACCAGGCTTCCAACTGGGCCGAAGGCTGGACCTGTAATTCGGCAACCATCACGCTGGGCAGCGCCAATACCGGTGCCTGCGAAAGTCTGCCGATCTGACCATGAGTGCGGACGGGCGGCGCGCGGGCAAAATGCCCGGCGTCGCCCGGCGCCCGGCAGGCAGCACACACAATTATTCTGGGGCCTTCACAGGCCCGTGACGCCGTCAGGCGCACAGCATTTTCAAGGGATCACCATCGATGGCACAGCGCATCAGGACGGGCATGGGCGCGGACACCTCCACCGGCAGGCGATTGGCAGGGCTGCTCCTGCTGACGACCGCCCTTTCCTTTCCAGTCGTGGCGCAGGCGCAGGGCACGACCAGCCCGCCCAACGCAGCCGCCTCTCCCGATCCAAAGCGTGAAGCCGATGCGCTGATCGAGGAACCGGCAACCCCGGCCGACATCGCCGCTGCCGAAGAAGCGGCCCCGGACGAAGTGGACGTGTCCGTCCCCGGCGGCGTCATCGTGGTGACCGGTCGCCGCGGCCCGCGCGACGTGGCGCGCAGTTCCAGCCAGGTCGTCTCCGTCCTGTCGGCAGAGGATATCGCCCGCACCGGCGAAGGCGACATTGCCGGGGCGCTCAGCCGCGTGACCGGTCTCAGCGACAATGGCGACGGGCGCGTTTTCGTTCGCGGCCTTGGCGATCGCTATTCGCTTGCGCTGCTGAACGGCCTGCCGCTGCCTTCGCCGCAGCCGCTCAGCCGCGTCGTTCCGCTAGACATCTTCCCGACCAACATCGTCGCCTCCAGCCTGGTCCAGAAGACCTATTCCGCGAACTTCCCCGGTGAATTCGGCGGCGGCGTCATCAACCTGACCACCACGGCCGTGCCCGACGAAACCTTCGTCAAGTTGAGCGCCGGGACCAGCATGGACAGCGTGACCACCTTCTCGCCCAGCGTGCAGCATTACGGATCGGACTACGACTGGTTCGGCTTCGACGACGGGCGCCGCGATGTGCCGGGTGAACTGGCGAATTTCTTCGCCGGTGACACGCAGCTTTCCGATCTGGGCGCGGACGCGCAGCGGGTTATCGCGAAAGACCTGATCTCGCCCAACCTCATCGTGCTCCAAAGCGTCGATGCGCGGCCGAATTTCAGCGGCGGTATCACGGCGGGGACCAGCTTCTTCGTCGGCGAGGATACGGAAGTCGGCGTCATCGCGACCGCCAATCTCAGCAATTCGCTGCGTACACGCAACGTCCAGTCGCAGACGCCCGGCAGCCTCGACCTCGCGCTGCGGACCGATTTCGACGAGTTCATCACCGACAACAAGATCCTGGCGAACGCCCTGCTGGGCTTCGGCGTGGAAACCGGCGACCACAAGTTCCGCTGGACCAATCTGTTCATTCGCGACGTGCTGAAACAGTCGGTGCTGGCGACGGGAGAGGACCTGGAAAACGGGGATACCGAGGTTCAGCAGCGCACCGGCTGGTTCGAGCGCCAGCTGATCGACAGCCAGTTCGTGGGCGAGTTGGAATTCGGCGATCTCGGCATCGATTTGCGCGGCGGCTTCGCGCAGACGGACCGAGAATCGCCTTACGAATACGCGTTCGAATATGTCCGCACGAACAATGAGAACGACCCGTTCGGCGATCAGTTCGTCAATCCGCTGAACCGTATCCGCGGCGACCTCGCCAGCGTTGCGTTTTCCGACCTGACCGAGAAATTGTGGTTCGGCGGTGTCGACCTCAGCTACCCAGTCGCGGATTTCGCACAGATCACCGTCGGCTATGCCTATACCGACACGGACCGGCGCAGCTCGCGGCGCGAGTTCATTTTCGATTCCGACAGTTCCTTCCCGACCGGTGTCGGCCTTTTGCGGCCCGACCTCCTGCTGGGTGACGCCATCATCGAGGCATTCGATGTGCGCCTGTTCGAGACGACCCAGACCTTCCCAGAATTCCAGGCCGACCTCGAAGTCAACGCGGGCTATGCGAAGACCATACTGACGCCTGCCACCGGCCTGACGGTCGATCTGGGCGTGCGCTACGAAGATGCGGTGCAGGCAGTCACGCCGGTCCGGATCTTCACCAACCAGCAGAACCTGGATGCGGTGACGAATATCGCGAACGATTACTGGCTGCCGGCCGGGACGATCACCTATGAATTCGACAGCGGCCTGCAATTGCGCGCCAGCGCGTCGAAGACCATCGCCCGCCCGCAGTTCCGGGAGCTGATATTCCAGCCTTTCACCGATCCGGAATCGAACCGGCAATTCGTCGGCAACCCGGCATTGCAGGACAGCGAACTCGTCAACGCCGAGGCGCGTGCCGAATACTACTTCGGCGGCAACCGCGCGTCGCTGGCCGGGTTCTACAAGAAGATCGACAACCCGATCGAGCCGTTCTCCAGCTTCACCGACAACAGCCAGATTACCCAGTTCGCCAACGCCCCCTCTGCCACCCTGTGGGGTGCGGAACTGGAGACCCAGTTCAATTACGAACTGTATGACTGGGGCGGCTGGTTCGAGACCAAGCAGCTCGTGCTGGTTGCCAACTACACCTACACCCAGTCCGAACTGAAGGTCGATGCCGCGGACGAGACCTTCACCTTCACCCCGGGCGTCGGCGCCGTGCCCCGTCCCGCTGCCGGTTTCTTCGTCGACGGTGCGCCGCTGACAGGCCAGTCGGACCACCTGGTGAACTTCCAGTTGGGGATCGAGGATACCGACAAGCTGCAGCAGCTGACTCTGCTGGTGTCCTATGCCAGCGAGCGGGTGACCAGTCGCGGGTCCGGCGGCCTGCCCGATATCGTGGAGGACCCGGGGCTCGCCATCGACCTGGTGGGCCGCGCCGAAGTCGGCGTCTTCGGACAGCCGTTCGAAATCAGCCTGGAAGCACGCAACCTGACCGGGCGCGACAATTTCGAATTCCAGTCGAACGGCACCAACCGGATCGAGCTCAACACCTACGAAGTCGGACGCACATTCGCCATCGGCGTGTCGACCGAATTCTGACAGTTACCGCAGCGCTGGAGACAGCGCAGCGGCGGCGGCCCGTGGCGATCCAAACACGGGCCGCCAACCCCCGTCACGGGGGCTGGCCCGGGCAGGATGCCCGGCATGTTGTTTGCGGCAAGTCCGTGACGCTCGGCTCACGTAATTCTTTGTTCTGAAACACCGGCGAAGATCGCCTGTCACAATCCGCATCTACGCGGCGCCTGTACACTTTCGAGGGGGCTTCGATGCCGATTTCAAAAACGTTTCTCGCCGGTGCCAGCGTGCTGGCAATCTGTCTTCCGTCGGCAGCAGTCGCCGGCACGCTGACCGGCAATGTGGTCGATGCGACCGACACCGTTGCCCTGCGCGCGGCGCAGGTCCGCATCGTCGAGCTGGACCGGTCGGCCAGTACGGAGCGGGACGGCTCCTTCTACTTCGCCGACGTTCCGGAAGGCACCTACACGCTGGAAGTCAGCTATGTCGGCGCGCCGACCACCACGCAGACGGTCGCCATCACGCAGACCGGCACGGCCCGCGTGGTCGTTCCCGTCGGCACGGCGGGCACGGCGAACGAGATCCTTGTCGTCGGGCAGGCGGCCAACCTAGCCAGCGCGCTGTCGCGCAAGCGTAATGCCGACGGCGTCTCCGACGTCCTGACCCGAGATGCCATCGGCCAGTTCCCTGATCAGAACGTCGCGGAAAGCCTGCGCCGCCTGCCGGGTGTCAACGTGCTGAACGACCAGGGCGAGGGGCGCTTCGTATCGGTCCGCGGCCTCAGCCCCGATCTCAATGCGACGTCGCTCAACGGCGTTCGCCTGCCTTCACCCGAAAGCGACACGCGCGGCGTGGCGCTGGACGTCATTTCCAGCGACATCATCGAATCCATCGAGGTGAAGAAATCGCTGACCCCGGACATGGACGGCGACACGGTCGGCGCGTCGATCGAGATCGAGACCACCAGCGCGTTCGACCGGCGCAAGGACCTGCTGACGGTGAAAGCGGAAGGCAGCTACAACGAACTGGCGGACAAGCTTTCGCCCAAGGCCAGCCTCGATTTCTCCACTAGGCTCAGCGACAGCTTCGGCGTGTCGGGCGGTCTTTCCTACTACAACCGCGAATTCGAAACCGACAATATCGAAGCCGATGACTGGGACCAGGACGGCGACCTGATCTTTGCCGAGGAGTTCCAGTACCGCGACTACGATGTGGAGCGCGAGCGGATCAGCGCCACGCTGGGCCTCGACTTCCGGGCGGGCGACACGACCGAACTCTATGTCCGCGGCATCTACAGCCAGTTCGACGACCAGGAATTCCGCCGTCGCCTGACTTTCGACCTCGGCGATGCGGATATTTCCGGCACGTCGCAGGCGCTTGTCTATGCCGATGACGAGGCCATCACCGTCGAGCGCGATGTGAAGGACCGGTTCGAAAGCCAGAAGATCCGCAGCCTGACCTTCGGCGGGGAAAGCCGCTGGGGCGGCTGGTTCGCGGATTATTCCGCCAGTTGGGCCAAATCCACGGAACTGGAGAACGGCAGCATCGACCCGGCCCTGTTCGAACGGGAATACGAGGCCGAGGGCCTGCAACTGGGCTTCGACCTGTCGGACCCGCGCGTCCCGCTATACTCCGTCCTTGCCGACCCGGGCGATTTCTTCGATCCATCGGTCTACGAACTGGGCGATATCGAATTCGTGGCCCTGTCGTCTGCGAAGGACGAGGAATATGGCGCGCAGTTCGACCTGGGCCATGAATTCCTGGCCGGTTCCGGAACGTTCACCGTGCAGGGCGGGTTCAAGGGCCGCTGGCGGACCAAGTCCTTCGACGGGACGGTCGAGTTCTACGAAGCGGACGACTTCACCCTGGCCGACGCGCTGGGCACCCCGGCGACCTATCGCCTGGCCGACCTGGCCCCGCTCCCCGGCTACACCGCGGCCACCGAGTATTTCGAAGCCAATTTCGATGCGTTCGAATTGCAGCCGGTCGACAGCCGGTTCGATTCCGCCGTGTCCGATTTCTCGGTCGATGAGGATATCCTGGCAGGCTATCTGCTGGGCCGGTGGGACACGTCGGACCTGTCGGTGATTGCCGGTGTCCGCTACGAGAACACGTCCAACACCCTGCGCGGCAACGACGTGTTGCTGGTGGAAGAGGACGGCATCCTGCCCGGCGGCGCGGTCGCTGCGGAGGACACTGTCATCGTGACCCCCATCGCCATCGACAAGGATTACGATCACTGGCTGCCCAGCATCAATATCCGTTACGAGGCGGCGCCCGACCTCGTGCTGCGCGCAGCGGCCTATCGGTCCATCGTCCGGCCGGGCCCGTTCCAGCAGGCCCCCCGCATCGCCGTGGAGGAAGCCGACGATGGCGAGCGCGAGGGTGAGTTCGGCAATCCCGACCTGCGCCCGGCAGAGGCATGGAATGTCGACGCGGCGGCGGAATATTACTTCAATACGAACGGGGCGGTCTTCGCATCGGTGTTCTACAAGGACCTGAAGGACTTCATCTACGAACAGAACAGCGACGATGGCGGCATTTTCCGCGGCGTGGCGTTCGACGAGGCGACCATTTTCGCCAACGGGCAGGATGGCGAGATCTTCGGCATCGAGCTCGGTTTCGCCCAGACCCTTACCGGCGCGCTGGACGGGGTCGTGCTGCAGGCGAACTACACCTTCACCGACAGCAGCGGCGAAGTGACCACGGTGGCCAGCGAAGGTCCGCGCGCCATCACGCTGCCCACCACGTCGCGCCATACGGCCAATGTCTCGGTCGGCTACGACAAGGGGCCGGTCGATATCCGCCTGTCGGGAACCTACCGCGACCGCTATCTGGACGAGCTGTCCGATGTCGCCGCGCTGGACCGGTATGTGGACGATCACTTCCAGCTCGACCTGAGCGCGAAATACCGCCTGTCGGACGGGCTCCAGCTCTATTACGAGTGGGTCAACATCAACGATGCGAAGTATTTCGCCTATAACCGGCTGGGCGGGCGGCAGAACATCTACCAGTACGAGGAATACAACTGGACCATGAAATTCGGCGCACGGGTGACGTTCTGATGCGGCCGCTGTTCATTACTCCGGTGGCGGTCGCCGCAGCAGCCATGTTGCTCGGTTGCACGACCATTCCAGTCAGCGGCGATCCCGCCGTGCCCGTCTATGCAGTGGCGGAAACGGCGCCCGTGGGCACTGCGAACGAAGACGCGGCGGACGATCCGGCCATCTGGCGCAATGCAGTGGACCCGGCGGCCAGCCTGATCGTGGCGACCGACAAGAAAGGCGGGCTCTACGTCTACGACCTGACCGGATCGGTGCGTCACTTCCTGTCCCGCCCCGCGCTCAACAATGTCGATCTGGCGCAAATGCCGGGGGCGGACGGGGGAAGCGAGGTCATCGTCTTTGCCAGCGACCGCAGCGACCTCGCGAATGCCGCCATCGCGCTGTTCCGGCTGGACACGGCAAGCGGGCAGCTGTCGGAAATCGCCACCCTGCCTTCGGGCACGGGCGAGGCCTATGGCATTTGCGGCTATCGGCGCGGGGACGATCTGATCGTCTATACCGCGCCCAAGCAGGGCAATATCGGCGAATGGCGCATCACCCTGTCTCCGGCCCCGGGCATTGAGGCCCTGCGCATGATACAGGTGCCCAGCCAGCCGGAGGGGTGCGCCGTCGATCCGCGTGACGGCACGCTCTATATCGGGGAGGAGGCCGGCGGCATCTGGCGCTTTGCCGCAGGCGCGGTCGCGGGCGAGCTGGTCGCCGCGGTCGACAATCGCAACCTTGTGGCCGACCTGGAGGGGCTGGCGTTGGTTCCCGAAGGGGCGGACGGCGGCTGGCTCTACGCATCCAGCCAGGGCGACAACACCTATATGCGCTACGCCCTGCCGGGGATGGAACCTGCAGGCCGGTTCCGCATCGCGGCGGGCCGGTTCGGCAGTACGGAGGAGACGGACGGGATCGAGGCGCAGGCCGGCGATTTCGGGTCGGACTTCCCCGGCGGGCTGTTCATCGCGCAGGACGGCCAGAACGGGGCCCGGGCGCAGAACTTCAAGATCGTGCCGCTGGGCGCAGTGGAAGAAGCGCTGGACGCTGCCGCCGCTTCAGGGCCACCGGCCGCGCCCGACCGGGACTGAACCCTCCGCGCAAGGCAAAGGGACCGGCCCGCACGAAATGGCGGCCCGTCAGCAGGCGATGGCGTAATTGGGTGCAGGTTGCACCGCTGTGCCGAAAGCCGCGACTGGCAAGATGGCGGGCGCGGCAGACTGGTCGCATGAATCCAGTTCGCTGTTGCCGAGCGCCTTCCTCAAGACCTTGCGCGCATAGTGCAGCCGGGTCTTGACCGTGCCGACCGGCACGCCGGTCGCATCGGCGATATCCTGCACCGACAATTCGTTGAAATAGGCGAGCGTGACGCATTCGCGATGCGCCGGTGACAGGCTGCCCAAGGCGAAGGCGATGCGCGATGCCATGTCCCGGGCATGGGAACGGGCATCGGGCCGGGGGCCTGTATCGACGATTTCGGAAAAGCTTTCGGGCGGCAGGATGCTGACCCGGCGGCCTTCCCTGCGCAGCCGGTCGATGGCCTTGTTGCGCACGATCCGGCGGATCCAGCCCGCCGCCGCGCCGTGACCGGCATACCGGTCCGCATTCTGCCAGATATGCAGGAAGGCTTCGTCCACGGCATCTTCTGCCGCCGCCATGTCGCCCGCCAGGATTGCCTGCGCCTGTGCGACAAGGCCGCCCTTCATGGTGGAGTAAAGCTGTTCGAATGCGCTCTCGCTACCTTCGGCAATCTCCTGCAGGCAAATGCGGCAGTCCATGGCGTTACCCCTTTTTCGCCATCCACGT
This is a stretch of genomic DNA from Erythrobacteraceae bacterium WH01K. It encodes these proteins:
- a CDS encoding TonB-dependent receptor; the protein is MAQRIRTGMGADTSTGRRLAGLLLLTTALSFPVVAQAQGTTSPPNAAASPDPKREADALIEEPATPADIAAAEEAAPDEVDVSVPGGVIVVTGRRGPRDVARSSSQVVSVLSAEDIARTGEGDIAGALSRVTGLSDNGDGRVFVRGLGDRYSLALLNGLPLPSPQPLSRVVPLDIFPTNIVASSLVQKTYSANFPGEFGGGVINLTTTAVPDETFVKLSAGTSMDSVTTFSPSVQHYGSDYDWFGFDDGRRDVPGELANFFAGDTQLSDLGADAQRVIAKDLISPNLIVLQSVDARPNFSGGITAGTSFFVGEDTEVGVIATANLSNSLRTRNVQSQTPGSLDLALRTDFDEFITDNKILANALLGFGVETGDHKFRWTNLFIRDVLKQSVLATGEDLENGDTEVQQRTGWFERQLIDSQFVGELEFGDLGIDLRGGFAQTDRESPYEYAFEYVRTNNENDPFGDQFVNPLNRIRGDLASVAFSDLTEKLWFGGVDLSYPVADFAQITVGYAYTDTDRRSSRREFIFDSDSSFPTGVGLLRPDLLLGDAIIEAFDVRLFETTQTFPEFQADLEVNAGYAKTILTPATGLTVDLGVRYEDAVQAVTPVRIFTNQQNLDAVTNIANDYWLPAGTITYEFDSGLQLRASASKTIARPQFRELIFQPFTDPESNRQFVGNPALQDSELVNAEARAEYYFGGNRASLAGFYKKIDNPIEPFSSFTDNSQITQFANAPSATLWGAELETQFNYELYDWGGWFETKQLVLVANYTYTQSELKVDAADETFTFTPGVGAVPRPAAGFFVDGAPLTGQSDHLVNFQLGIEDTDKLQQLTLLVSYASERVTSRGSGGLPDIVEDPGLAIDLVGRAEVGVFGQPFEISLEARNLTGRDNFEFQSNGTNRIELNTYEVGRTFAIGVSTEF
- a CDS encoding TonB-dependent receptor; amino-acid sequence: MPISKTFLAGASVLAICLPSAAVAGTLTGNVVDATDTVALRAAQVRIVELDRSASTERDGSFYFADVPEGTYTLEVSYVGAPTTTQTVAITQTGTARVVVPVGTAGTANEILVVGQAANLASALSRKRNADGVSDVLTRDAIGQFPDQNVAESLRRLPGVNVLNDQGEGRFVSVRGLSPDLNATSLNGVRLPSPESDTRGVALDVISSDIIESIEVKKSLTPDMDGDTVGASIEIETTSAFDRRKDLLTVKAEGSYNELADKLSPKASLDFSTRLSDSFGVSGGLSYYNREFETDNIEADDWDQDGDLIFAEEFQYRDYDVERERISATLGLDFRAGDTTELYVRGIYSQFDDQEFRRRLTFDLGDADISGTSQALVYADDEAITVERDVKDRFESQKIRSLTFGGESRWGGWFADYSASWAKSTELENGSIDPALFEREYEAEGLQLGFDLSDPRVPLYSVLADPGDFFDPSVYELGDIEFVALSSAKDEEYGAQFDLGHEFLAGSGTFTVQGGFKGRWRTKSFDGTVEFYEADDFTLADALGTPATYRLADLAPLPGYTAATEYFEANFDAFELQPVDSRFDSAVSDFSVDEDILAGYLLGRWDTSDLSVIAGVRYENTSNTLRGNDVLLVEEDGILPGGAVAAEDTVIVTPIAIDKDYDHWLPSINIRYEAAPDLVLRAAAYRSIVRPGPFQQAPRIAVEEADDGEREGEFGNPDLRPAEAWNVDAAAEYYFNTNGAVFASVFYKDLKDFIYEQNSDDGGIFRGVAFDEATIFANGQDGEIFGIELGFAQTLTGALDGVVLQANYTFTDSSGEVTTVASEGPRAITLPTTSRHTANVSVGYDKGPVDIRLSGTYRDRYLDELSDVAALDRYVDDHFQLDLSAKYRLSDGLQLYYEWVNINDAKYFAYNRLGGRQNIYQYEEYNWTMKFGARVTF
- a CDS encoding phytase, which translates into the protein MRPLFITPVAVAAAAMLLGCTTIPVSGDPAVPVYAVAETAPVGTANEDAADDPAIWRNAVDPAASLIVATDKKGGLYVYDLTGSVRHFLSRPALNNVDLAQMPGADGGSEVIVFASDRSDLANAAIALFRLDTASGQLSEIATLPSGTGEAYGICGYRRGDDLIVYTAPKQGNIGEWRITLSPAPGIEALRMIQVPSQPEGCAVDPRDGTLYIGEEAGGIWRFAAGAVAGELVAAVDNRNLVADLEGLALVPEGADGGWLYASSQGDNTYMRYALPGMEPAGRFRIAAGRFGSTEETDGIEAQAGDFGSDFPGGLFIAQDGQNGARAQNFKIVPLGAVEEALDAAAASGPPAAPDRD
- a CDS encoding sigma-70 family RNA polymerase sigma factor — encoded protein: MDCRICLQEIAEGSESAFEQLYSTMKGGLVAQAQAILAGDMAAAEDAVDEAFLHIWQNADRYAGHGAAAGWIRRIVRNKAIDRLRREGRRVSILPPESFSEIVDTGPRPDARSHARDMASRIAFALGSLSPAHRECVTLAYFNELSVQDIADATGVPVGTVKTRLHYARKVLRKALGNSELDSCDQSAAPAILPVAAFGTAVQPAPNYAIAC